One Cytophagales bacterium DNA window includes the following coding sequences:
- a CDS encoding ABC transporter substrate-binding protein — translation MMKKIRIGGVPEYFNLPILLAKEQGKFAEKGIDLIWQEVPEGTGKMVQSLADDSLDLVVALTEGMTKSIAQGNPSKIIHAYVQSPLIWGIHTAYHSEAEIAEDLRGKAFAISRYGSGSHLMAILLAKDLGWDDSEIKFEVVNNLDGARAALKNDQAHIFLWEKYTTKFLVDQQEFRRIGEYPTPWPCFVISATDNIIAEAPELLKATLETIIAAAESLKKDPNAISLIADRYRLLEADVQEFWPNTQWNQKITLPEVAIEKVLSTFNSLGQIDASDKVVTHSL, via the coding sequence ATGATGAAGAAAATACGAATTGGTGGAGTTCCCGAGTACTTCAATTTGCCAATCTTGTTGGCTAAAGAGCAGGGTAAGTTTGCTGAAAAAGGGATCGACCTGATCTGGCAGGAAGTCCCTGAAGGCACCGGAAAAATGGTGCAGTCTCTGGCGGACGATTCGTTGGATCTCGTGGTTGCGCTAACCGAAGGCATGACTAAAAGCATTGCACAAGGCAATCCTTCAAAAATCATTCATGCCTATGTTCAGTCTCCCTTGATTTGGGGAATCCATACTGCGTATCATTCAGAAGCTGAAATAGCAGAAGACTTGAGAGGAAAAGCGTTTGCCATCAGCCGATATGGCTCCGGATCTCATTTGATGGCGATCTTACTGGCCAAAGACTTGGGTTGGGATGATTCTGAAATCAAATTCGAGGTAGTGAATAACCTGGATGGCGCCAGAGCAGCCTTGAAAAATGATCAGGCTCACATTTTTCTGTGGGAAAAGTACACGACTAAATTTCTGGTGGATCAGCAGGAATTCAGACGAATAGGAGAATACCCAACACCCTGGCCATGCTTCGTCATTAGCGCAACCGATAATATCATTGCCGAAGCACCCGAACTACTAAAAGCAACTTTAGAAACGATCATTGCGGCTGCGGAATCATTGAAGAAAGACCCAAATGCCATTTCATTGATCGCCGATCGTTATCGACTGCTGGAAGCTGATGTTCAGGAATTTTGGCCCAATACGCAATGGAATCAGAAAATTACGTTACCGGAGGTAGCTATCGAAAAAGTGCTAAGCACATTTAATTCACTAGGGCAGATTGAT
- a CDS encoding metallophosphoesterase: protein MKIQILSDLHHEFGIFDFPVDDCDLLILAGDVNLGIKGINWIKENIRDIPVIYILGNHEYYKGSYPKTLHKIKEASKESNVHVLENESFQVEGISFHGTTLWTDFSLFGNPAAFGNMCQSKMNDYKKIRRDPTYSKLRSIDTFNIHQASRRWLNGSLAESNAAINIVVTHHAPSIRSVPQQHREDPISTAYASDLEEMIEKHQPDYWIHGHIHTPIKYDIGKTKVICNPQGYSDEPFNGYEKELIIDIEPY, encoded by the coding sequence ATGAAAATTCAGATCCTCAGTGACTTGCATCACGAATTCGGGATATTCGACTTTCCAGTTGATGATTGCGATTTATTGATCCTTGCTGGAGATGTCAACCTTGGAATAAAAGGGATTAATTGGATCAAAGAGAACATTCGTGACATTCCGGTTATTTACATTCTTGGCAATCACGAATACTACAAAGGATCTTATCCTAAAACACTTCATAAGATCAAAGAGGCATCTAAAGAAAGTAATGTGCACGTTTTGGAAAATGAGTCCTTTCAAGTTGAAGGAATTAGCTTTCATGGTACTACCCTCTGGACGGATTTTTCTTTGTTTGGGAATCCTGCAGCGTTTGGGAATATGTGCCAGAGTAAGATGAACGATTACAAGAAAATCAGACGGGATCCTACTTATTCCAAATTGCGTAGCATCGATACATTTAACATCCATCAAGCTTCGAGGAGGTGGTTGAATGGAAGTCTGGCCGAGTCAAATGCTGCCATCAATATTGTTGTAACGCATCATGCACCAAGTATTCGATCAGTTCCACAGCAACACCGTGAAGACCCAATATCAACTGCATACGCCTCTGATTTGGAAGAAATGATTGAAAAGCATCAACCTGACTATTGGATACATGGTCATATTCATACACCAATAAAGTATGATATTGGTAAAACTAAAGTCATTTGCAATCCACAAGGGTATTCGGACGAACCCTTCAATGGATACGAAAAAGAGCTGATCATAGATATAGAACCATATTAA
- a CDS encoding glycosyltransferase family 4 protein produces MSAPLKILMLCWEYPPLITGGLGNASGGLANALVKQGHEVEVLLPKVEPEHDTGDQPKISDLSQLILDEKVWVENKEVVEKVKDLQFGVNLLPYLPPQYFTTEREREVVYTETKVSKEVSTVEKIELEGGYGEQLMGEIQKYALLACQKVQEGNYDIVHANDWMTFRAGSLIQKLTKAPVVFHVHSVESDRNGLGANPEIAQIEKEALIHAQYIVSVSKRLQKQIARDYGVNERKIEVVPNGVSGRWKSTKVLGKTPVVGFIGRLTHQKGPSYFLDVARELRSKVPGIKFMVIGDGYLKEEMKAKAQRLNLPIVFTNFLEGKELTQARNQLDLLIVPSLSEPFGLVILEGMQAGIPTITTKNTGIAESIPELPQLEPWDTFQLTRLSERLLSQASERKQLMDACQKAGKKLTWKVSAKKVTFLYEGILQHM; encoded by the coding sequence ATGTCTGCGCCATTAAAAATTCTGATGCTTTGTTGGGAATATCCCCCATTGATTACCGGTGGGCTGGGAAATGCTTCAGGAGGGCTAGCGAATGCGCTGGTAAAACAAGGACATGAGGTAGAGGTTTTGCTTCCCAAAGTAGAGCCTGAACATGATACAGGTGACCAGCCTAAAATATCGGACCTGAGTCAGTTGATACTCGACGAGAAAGTCTGGGTGGAGAACAAAGAAGTGGTGGAGAAAGTCAAAGACCTTCAATTTGGCGTGAATTTACTTCCGTACTTGCCGCCACAATATTTCACCACGGAGCGAGAAAGAGAGGTGGTCTACACGGAAACCAAAGTTTCCAAAGAAGTCAGCACTGTTGAAAAAATTGAATTGGAAGGTGGCTATGGTGAGCAGCTCATGGGTGAAATCCAAAAGTATGCATTACTCGCCTGCCAAAAAGTGCAGGAAGGTAATTACGATATTGTCCATGCCAATGACTGGATGACTTTCAGAGCAGGAAGCTTAATCCAGAAACTGACGAAAGCTCCGGTCGTCTTTCACGTGCATAGTGTAGAGTCTGATCGTAATGGGTTGGGAGCCAATCCGGAGATTGCTCAAATCGAAAAAGAAGCGCTGATTCATGCCCAATACATCGTTTCCGTTAGCAAGCGTCTGCAAAAACAGATCGCGCGGGATTATGGAGTGAACGAACGAAAAATTGAGGTGGTACCTAATGGCGTGAGTGGGAGATGGAAGTCTACTAAAGTTTTAGGAAAAACTCCCGTCGTAGGCTTTATTGGTCGGTTGACACATCAGAAAGGCCCCTCTTATTTCCTGGATGTGGCCAGAGAATTACGATCGAAGGTACCAGGCATCAAATTCATGGTCATCGGCGATGGCTACCTCAAAGAAGAGATGAAGGCGAAGGCTCAAAGACTAAATCTGCCGATCGTTTTCACGAATTTTTTGGAAGGCAAGGAGCTTACCCAGGCAAGGAATCAATTGGATCTACTGATTGTGCCATCGCTTTCCGAGCCTTTTGGGCTCGTTATTTTGGAGGGTATGCAAGCAGGTATTCCGACGATCACGACGAAAAACACGGGTATTGCTGAATCCATTCCCGAACTACCGCAACTCGAGCCCTGGGATACTTTTCAGTTGACACGATTGTCCGAAAGGTTATTAAGCCAGGCTTCGGAAAGAAAACAACTCATGGACGCCTGTCAAAAAGCCGGGAAAAAGCTGACCTGGAAGGTTTCCGCCAAGAAAGTGACCTTTTTATATGAAGGCATTTTGCAGCATATGTAG
- a CDS encoding VRR-NUC domain-containing protein, whose translation MPESPTNGPIILPPKYYLDYFVDLLSFLEKYYGDILGEPDKEFIEQFDALSEDAKCLFLRFANRKGPCFRVNKLDYEEIKDIPAATYELLEADFISEELPEDYATFNLFLKKELIAAYPELKPFKADPKPELIEHLLIQERSIYEIAQHEPVVMVEKQEEFEFLKLLYFGEYKVPMSEFVVRDVGHVKLEKLDENAFKPWCQSRDEAAAFFEISQIKSTIRKALRLFPASAVHDEIESIPWVHFQQFGHSEKALSKITLELGQQLEREKEPELALRYYRLSSKPPSRERQVRILDSLGHEEEAQELAAEMFENYANATEKIFAKDFLNRPNIRINRSMTTRMHASPSVDLAPEPGLRVEQLVIRHFQEGGFEAVHAENFLWRNLFGLMYWEELFDQSQEGFHHPLQRASADLYHPDFFKKRQPAFEAKAQSLNTRKKILSKIESTHDEKYGIASPMVYWHEQMLNYLRPLIDKLQPRQIKGITWEMARNMKENATGFPDLFIWNENEYFFYEIKSPNDHLSAQQLFWLDLMQQLKINADILRVNYDAS comes from the coding sequence ATGCCTGAGTCACCTACCAACGGACCGATCATTCTTCCACCGAAGTATTACCTGGATTACTTTGTTGACCTATTGAGTTTTCTGGAAAAGTATTACGGTGACATCCTGGGTGAACCCGACAAGGAATTCATTGAACAATTCGATGCGCTGAGTGAAGATGCTAAATGCCTCTTTCTTCGGTTTGCCAATCGAAAAGGCCCCTGTTTTCGAGTCAATAAACTGGATTACGAAGAGATCAAAGACATTCCCGCTGCTACCTATGAATTGCTGGAAGCAGATTTTATTTCCGAGGAACTTCCTGAAGACTATGCCACCTTCAATTTATTCCTGAAGAAGGAGCTCATTGCTGCATATCCCGAACTCAAGCCCTTCAAAGCAGACCCGAAGCCCGAGCTGATCGAACACTTACTCATTCAGGAAAGATCCATCTACGAAATCGCACAGCATGAGCCTGTCGTGATGGTCGAAAAGCAAGAGGAATTTGAATTTCTGAAGCTGCTCTACTTCGGGGAATACAAAGTACCCATGTCCGAATTTGTGGTGCGAGATGTGGGACATGTGAAATTGGAGAAGCTGGATGAAAATGCGTTTAAACCCTGGTGCCAAAGCCGGGACGAAGCAGCTGCCTTCTTTGAAATCTCTCAAATTAAATCGACGATCCGCAAAGCCCTGAGATTGTTTCCGGCTTCTGCTGTACATGATGAGATTGAATCCATCCCATGGGTTCACTTTCAGCAATTTGGTCACAGCGAAAAAGCCTTGTCCAAGATCACACTAGAGCTGGGGCAACAACTCGAACGAGAAAAAGAACCGGAGCTTGCATTACGATACTATCGGTTGTCAAGTAAACCACCCTCCAGAGAGCGACAGGTCAGAATTCTGGATTCCTTAGGCCATGAAGAAGAAGCCCAGGAATTGGCAGCCGAGATGTTTGAAAACTATGCCAATGCCACGGAAAAGATTTTTGCCAAGGACTTTTTGAACCGTCCAAATATTCGGATCAATCGCAGTATGACTACCCGAATGCATGCTTCACCTTCCGTGGATTTAGCACCAGAACCCGGATTGCGTGTAGAACAATTGGTCATTCGGCATTTTCAGGAAGGTGGATTCGAGGCAGTTCATGCGGAAAATTTCTTGTGGCGCAACCTCTTTGGATTGATGTATTGGGAAGAATTATTTGACCAAAGTCAGGAAGGGTTTCATCATCCATTGCAAAGGGCATCGGCCGATCTGTATCATCCTGACTTTTTCAAAAAGCGACAGCCTGCATTTGAGGCTAAAGCACAATCCTTGAATACGAGAAAAAAGATCTTGTCGAAGATTGAAAGCACGCATGACGAAAAGTATGGGATAGCCAGCCCTATGGTTTATTGGCATGAACAGATGCTTAATTATCTCCGTCCATTGATCGACAAACTTCAACCCCGGCAAATCAAAGGGATTACCTGGGAGATGGCCCGGAACATGAAAGAGAACGCGACTGGATTCCCTGATCTTTTCATCTGGAACGAAAATGAATATTTTTTCTACGAAATCAAGTCTCCGAACGATCACTTGTCTGCCCAACAATTGTTCTGGCTCGACCTCATGCAACAGCTAAAGATCAACGCTGACATTTTGCGAGTGAACTATGATGCTTCCTAA